A region from the Lentisphaera profundi genome encodes:
- a CDS encoding exodeoxyribonuclease VII small subunit: MKEKKFEEALGELEQIVQEMELGELSLEESFKKFEKGNALAKVCAGKLTEVEKKVKVLKGISEEGPEWEDLT, from the coding sequence ATGAAAGAAAAGAAATTTGAAGAAGCCTTAGGCGAATTAGAACAAATCGTGCAAGAAATGGAGCTCGGTGAGTTAAGTCTTGAAGAAAGTTTTAAAAAATTTGAGAAGGGCAATGCACTAGCAAAAGTATGTGCCGGTAAATTAACAGAAGTTGAGAAAAAAGTTAAGGTCCTAAAAGGCATTAGCGAAGAAGGACCCGAGTGGGAAGATTTAACTTAA
- the fghA gene encoding S-formylglutathione hydrolase gives MEKKSENLIFNGQQLFYSHQSSALNCEMTFSIFIPPQAKEKKCPVLYWLSGLTCTADNFTSKSGFQRYAAEHGIIVVAPDTSPRGESVKDIKDAWDIGCGAGFYLNATSEGWKDHYQMYDYVVKELPGIIKTNFPCNDKASVSGHSMGGHGALICALKNPQQYQSVSAFAPIVHPLDCPWGTKAFTTYLGDDQTQWSEWDAVELIKQGNKVDHILVEQGLADNFLEDQLKTDSLKTVCAENKLNLILNDREGYDHSYYFISSFIGEHIKWHAQFLN, from the coding sequence AAAAAAAGTCTGAAAATCTTATTTTTAATGGTCAGCAATTATTTTATTCTCATCAGTCTTCGGCACTCAATTGTGAAATGACTTTTTCGATCTTCATTCCTCCACAAGCCAAGGAAAAAAAATGCCCTGTTTTGTACTGGCTTTCGGGCCTCACTTGTACTGCGGATAACTTTACCAGTAAATCTGGCTTTCAAAGATACGCTGCCGAACATGGCATCATTGTTGTCGCTCCAGACACAAGTCCTCGGGGCGAATCCGTCAAGGATATTAAAGATGCATGGGATATCGGCTGTGGCGCAGGCTTCTATTTAAATGCCACAAGTGAAGGCTGGAAGGATCACTACCAGATGTATGACTATGTTGTGAAAGAACTTCCCGGAATTATTAAAACTAACTTTCCTTGCAATGATAAGGCCTCTGTTTCAGGACATAGCATGGGCGGTCATGGAGCTTTAATTTGCGCTTTGAAAAACCCCCAGCAATATCAGTCCGTCTCGGCATTTGCACCGATCGTTCATCCTCTCGACTGCCCTTGGGGAACAAAAGCTTTTACTACCTACTTGGGTGATGATCAAACTCAATGGTCGGAATGGGATGCGGTCGAACTTATTAAGCAGGGAAATAAAGTAGATCATATTTTAGTTGAACAAGGACTCGCAGATAATTTCCTAGAAGATCAGCTGAAAACTGACTCCTTAAAAACTGTCTGCGCAGAAAATAAGCTTAATTTAATTTTAAATGATAGAGAAGGCTACGACCATTCTTACTACTTCATCTCATCGTTTATCGGTGAGCATATCAAATGGCACGCACAGTTCTTAAACTAA